A window of Kyrpidia spormannii genomic DNA:
CGGAGTTATCGACCGGGACGAAAGCCCTCTGGCGGCGGTCCATCCGTCGGCCTCGGGCATGGCGGACCAAGAGGACCCCGATGCCATCGGGACCAACTGGTTGGTCACCGCCGTCGTTCCCGACAATGAAACCGAAGGGGTGCTCAACCTACTGCGAAGTTTCGGGGCAAAAGTTTGATCAACCCAGCACCTCCTAGAAAAAAGGCCACCCTCCAGGACGGAGAGGTGGCTTTTCAATCGATTCAACCAATGGTGGCTCGGGACGGAATCGAACCGCCGACACGAGGATTTTCAGTCCTCTGCTCTACCGACTGAGCTACCGAGCCACAAAGGTCGACCCCGCGTCGACCCGGCGTTGGCGGAGCTGACGGGATTCGAACCCGCGATCTCCTGCGTGACAGGCAGGCGTGATGGGCCTCTACACTACAGCTCCAAGACATAAAAATGGTGGGCGGTACTGGGATCGAACCAGTGACCCCTCGCGTGTGAAGCGAGTGCTCTCCCGCTGAGCTAACCGCCCATCCCGATCTCCTGTTATCGCCGCACCATTGGTGGCGACGGTGCCGGTTCGGCACAGTCCGGTGTTGGTGAGCCATGCAGGACTCGAACCTGCGACACCCTGATTAAAAGTCAGGTGCTCTACCATCTGAGCTAATGGCTCTCATGCCCCGCAACCACCCAGCAGAGTGGCGGACGTCGACGACGGTTTATACTATACCACGCCCCCGGCTCAGATGCAAGACCCCAAGAGGATTTTTTGACTCCCTCGGGGTCTCCCATACCGACCGAAAAGGCTAGCGTCTGGACACAAAAATGTCCCCCAGGGCGATGGTCTGTTCACGGTTTGGCCCGGTAGAAATCAGCGAGAGCGGGGTGTCCACCAGTTCTGAAATCCGCTCTACATACCCTTTGGCAGCCTCGGGAAGCTCGTCGTAATTCCGGACGCCGTCGAGGTTTTCCCGCCATCCCGGTAACGTCTCGTAGATGGGTTCACATTCCGAAAGAACCCGCAGGCTGGCGGGGAATTCGTCGAGGACTTGTCCCCGGTATCGGTAGCCGGTGCAGATCTTCAACTCGTCGAGACCGGACAGAATGTCCAGGCGCGTCACCGCCAATCCGTCCAGCCCACTCACCCGGTGAGCGTGGCGAACCACCACCGCATCCAGCCAGCCGATGCGGCGGGGCCTACCCGTGGTCGTCCCGTATTCCCCCGCCCTGTCCCGAATTTCGCGGCCCACATCATCAAGCATTTCCGTGGGAAACGGGCCGTCGCCAACCCGGGTACTGTAGGCCTTTACCACGCCAATTGCCCGGTCAATCTTGGTCGGGCCCACCCCGGCTCCGATACACACACCGCCAGACACAGGATTGGAAGCGGTCACGTACGGGTACGTGCCGTGGTCAATGTCGAGCATACTGGCTTGGGCCCCTTCGAAGAGGATATCTCGGCCTTCGTCAATAGCGCGGTTAAGGACCACCGATGTATCCGCAATATAGGGCCGCAGCACCTCGGCATATGCCGCATACTCTTCGAGAATCTCCTTCAGGTCAAACCCTTCCACCTCATAGACTTTTTCGAAAAGGCGATTCTTTTGCGCCAAATTGTCGGCCAGTTTCTCCGCGAACACCTCGGGTTCGAGCAGGTCGCACATTCGAATTCCCACCCGGGCCGCCTTATCCATATAACAAGGACCGATTCCTTTGCGGGTCGTTCCGATCTTTCCGTTTCCCCGGCGTTGTTCCTCCAACTCGTCCAGTCGCCGGTGATAAGGAAGCACGACGTGAGCCCGATCACTGATTCGGAGGTTGCTCACCGACATGCCCCGTTGCTCAAGGTATCGAATCTCTTCCACCAGCGCGGCGGGGTCCACCACCATTCCATTCCCGATGACGCACAGTTTATCCGGATATAAAATTCCCGATGGAATCAAATGCAATCTGTACTCCTGACCATCTAGATAAATCGTGTGCCCAGCATTATTGCCGCCTTGATACCGGGCGACCACTTCAGCGCGTTGGGCAAGGTAATCGGTGATCTTCCCTTTACCTTCGTCGCCCCACTGGGTACCGACCACAACGACGGTTGCCACCCGCAGACACCTCCGTCTCTTAACCTGCCCCGTTGCGGGTTGCGCAACTCAGAGCGGTCACCGCCCCCAGTCTATCAGCCCCCGGCGTGCGTGTCAACGGAAGACCGAACGTTTCCCCATCATGCGCCGTCAATCGTTCGGGTTAAAGGGAGGCACGCCCAAGGCGACGAATGTAATAGAAGGGTAAATTACAGCTATGCGCCCATCTGCGGCCGCAGAGGGGGGAGCATTGTGGTTTCGGAAAAGTCGGAGCCATTGTTTGCGCTGGACATTGGGACGAGAACTGTCGTCGGGCTCACCGCCATTCCCGGAACAAAGGGATTAACGATCAAGGCGGTCGAAATTCTTGAGCATCAAACTCGTTCTATGTTGGACGGACAAATTCACGATATACCCCGGGTAGCCGAGCTGATCCGGCGTCTCAAGGCGCGGTTGGAGAAAAAGGTCGGTCCCCTTCGGGACGTGGCGGTGGCCGCCGCCGGTCGAGCGCTGAAAACCTGCCGGGGAAAGGCTGTTCGCGCTGTGAACGGTTCCCGGTTAGAGGCGGACGCGGTTCGCGGATTAGAATTAGAAGCGTTGGAGCAGGCTCGCCGAGAATTGGCGGGGGACGAAGAGTCTGCCGGCCGTTATCATTGTGTAGGTTATTCCGTCGTCGAATACAAACTCGATGGGACGACGATCGGCAATCTCCTCGGGCAGAGAGGACAGGAGGCCAGCACCGAAGTCATCGGTACCTTTTTGCCAAAGGTGGTGGTCGAATCGTTGGCTGCGGCCTTGGAAGCCGCAGATCTGCAGATGCGCGCCCTGACCTTGGAGCCTATCGCCGCGATCCACGCCCTCATCCCGGCCTCCATGCGAAAGCTGAACTTGGCTCTGGTGGACGTGGGAGCCGGAACCTCCGACATCGCCTTGACTGCAGAGGGTACGGTCGTCGCCTACGGAATGGTTCCCAGTGCAGGGGACGAAATTACTGAGGCTCTGGCGGAAACCTGGCTGCTGGACTTTGATACGGCAGAGACAGCAAAGCGGAACTGGCGAGATGCGGAGATCCGCTTTACCGACGTCCTGGGTCATAGCCGAAAAGTGCCGGGCCCGGAATTCGTTCAGTCTATGGCCCCCGCCGTGGACGGACTTTCAGAACTTATTGCCCGGGAAATTCTCAGCCTGAACGGCCGGCCCCCCGCAGCAGTGCTCTTGATCGGAGGAGGCAGCCTGACACCGGGGCTGCCGGAGAGTCTGGCCCGGAAGTTGGGCCTTCCCCAGGACCGCGTCGCTGTCCGGTCCGTGGATCATGTGGCAGGATTCGCCAGGATCCCGCCGAGACTCAAGGGGCCGGACGGTGTAACGCCCCTGGGAATCGCCCTGGCTGCCCTGGAACACCCGGTTCAGACCGCCACAGTTCGGGTCGGCAGTACGGAGGTACACCTGTTCGACTTTCGAGATCTCACGGTCGGGGATGCGTTGATTCAAGCGGGTATTCACATCCGTTCTCTATTCGGTCGCCCTGGCGCCGCGTTGACGGTGACCATCGGAGGAGAGAGGCGCGTTGTTCCTGGCTCACCGGGGTCGGGGCCGGAGATCCGGTTGAATGGTTCACCTGCCACGCTGGACTCGCCGGTCACAAGCGGGGATCATATCGAGGTACGACCCGGACAAAACGGGAAAGACGCTCGGTGCCGAATCGAAGATTTGATCCCGCCCCTACAAAGTTTGTCGGTGTACGTGAATGGTGTATCCCAGCCCGTGCCGCCGCGCGTGTTCATGAACGGACACCGGGTCAAACCGGACACCCAAGTGGTAGATCGGGCAATGATCGAGGCGTACATCCCCGAGCAGTTGCGGGATGTGCTTGAAGATGTCGGGAGACCCGAAGCGTTCTCCCAGCGAGAAATTCATTTTACATGGAATGGCAGGTCCGTTCAGTACGTTCATCCCAACTGGATCGTGACATTGAACGGGGTGGCGGCCGAACCGGGAACTGTCGTGGCCGCGGGGGATCGGATCGAGATTGTGGAAGCCCCGCCTCCGGTATTGGCGGATTGGCTCGTCACGAACCCGGAACGCAGTCCCGGGCGGCCGGCCCTCACGGTCACCGTCAACGGCCAGTTGGTACGATTGGACGGGGAAGATTATAGGGCGTTCCGGTGCAACGGGCGCCCGGCTGATCCCGGGACGCCGCTTCAAGACGGCGACGACTGGGTGGAGGTCTGGGACGAACAAGTTGGCGAATGGATCATCAGCGACCTGTTTCGAGTGATCGATCCCGAGGGGTTGCGACCTGCCGATGCCCGGTCGTTTCACGTGGAGGTCAATGGTGCCGAAGCGACATTCACCACGCCCCTTCACACCGGGGACAACGTGCGGCTCTACTGGAGATAGGCGTTTCCCCTCGCCGGGGTCCCCCGGTCAAGGGGTCCCCTCTCCCGCGGACACCCGTTCGAGGTTGACAAATTTATTGAAGTTCTTGAGGAATACCATCTCGACTTTACCTGTCGGCCCGTTTCGCTGTTTGGCAATGATGACTTCAATCACATTTTTGCGATCCGTATCTGGATCGTAGTAATCCTCGCGATAGAGAAACGCCACGAGGTCCGCATCCTGCTCGATCGATCCCGATTCGCGAATGTCAGACAAAAGAGGGCGTTTGTCTTGGCGCTGTTCTACAGACCTGGATAACTGGGAAAGGGCGATCACCGGTACCTCCAGTTCCCTCGCCAATGCTTTTAAACCCCGGGATATCTCGGAAATCTCCTGTTGACGATTGTCCGCCCGCCCCCTTCCTTGCATCAACTGCAGGTAGTCCACTACGATTAACCCCAATCCCCGTTCCGCCTTGAGCCGTCGACATTTTGACCGCATCTCCGCAATGGTGATTCCCGGGGTGTCGTCTACATAGATCGGCGCCTCAGATAGATTGGCCACGGCCATCGTGAGTTTCGGCCAATCTTGTTCATCCAGAAAGCCTGTCCGCAGCTTGTGAGCATCGAGATTGGCTTCGGCTGAAAGCATCCGCTGCACCAACTGCTCCTTGGACATTTCCAAACTGAGAATCGCCACGGGCAAACCGTAACGAACCCCGACATTCTGGGCAATGTTCAAAGCGAAGGCCGTCTTCCCCACGCTGGGCCGGGCCGCAACGATGATCAGGTCCGATTTTTGAAACCCAGAGGTCAGGCGGTCCAAGTCGGGAAACCCCGATGGGACGCCGGTGACTTGACCCTTATTGGCATATAGATACTCAATGCGCTCAAAAGCCTGTTCCAGAATATCCCGAATCGGAATGAAGCCGCGGACCACCCGGGACTGGGTGATTTCAAAAATCCGTTGTTCCGCTTCGTCCAGAAGGCCGGCGACATCTTCGGCGGGTTCGTACCCTTTCGCCGCGATTTGGGTCGCCGTACGAATGAGCTGGCGCAACACCGATTTGTCGTGCACCAGGTCGATGTAATGTTCAACATTTCCCGTCGCTGGTACAATATGGGCCAATTCGGCGAGGTAAGAAGCTCCCCCGCATTCATCCAGTTGGCCCGCATCCTGAAGGCGGGCAGTAACTGTAACGAGATCCACAGGGTCCCCGTGAGAGGACACCTCCGCCATCGCCCGAAAAATCTTTTGATGGGCCGAGCGGTAAAAATCCTCAGGTGTCAAGCGCTCCAGAGCCAAGTGAAAGGCGGCCCCGTCCAACAGAGCCGCACCGAGGACCGCTTGTTCCGCTTCAACGCTTTGGGGAGGAACCCGGTCTTGCATGCTGTCGCTCACCGTTCATCCCTCGCCGTTACACGGGAAGCACGCGAACCCGAATATCCGCAGTCACTTCAGGATGAAGCCGAACCCGCACCGTCACTGTGCCCGGGTGGCGAATCGGCTCCTCCAGTTCAATTTTGCGCTTATCCACCTTGAGGCCTTGCGCCGCCAGAGCTTCGGCGATTTGCTTCCCGGTGACGGCACCGAAAAGTCGACCGTTTTCGCCAGACTTGGCCGTAATCTCCACGACGAGGCCGCTTAGTTTGTCCGCGGTTTCTTTAGCTTGGCGCAGACGTTCGGCCTCCTGCGCCTTTCTATGCTCCACCCGGGTCTGTAAAGCGCGGAGATTCGCTTCCGTCGCCTCCACTGCCAGTTTTCGCGGAAGGAGATAGTTGCGGGCATACCCTTCGGACACGTCTTTGACATCCCCAGCGTTGCCCTGGCCTTTGACGTCTTGCAGAAAAATAACCTTCACCACTGACCCCCCATTCGCCGCTTCCGGAAAATTAACGGCCTCTCAAGTGATTTTCAACCGCCCCGAGGTCTCCGAACCAGGTTTCAGCCTCGTGACCGATTTCCTTTGTTTTTGTTAACTTTTCCAGTGCTTTACGATCAATCTCCCCAGGGGAGAGGCCAACCCGACGCGCCAGGATATAAACACTGATCAATATGCCCGACAAAGCGTCGGCGATCAGCCCCTCAGCCCCAGTATGACATGCCCGAAACAGAGCTGACACCTGGTCGAGTAACTCAATCTTTATCCATTCCATCAACTTCACTTGTCGACCGATGTCCACGTCCCGGCGAAAGGTCGCCACGGGTGCCCCTCCCCTCTCAAGCCTCAGATAAAAGGATTCAACATCGCCCCCTGAATTCCTCCTGCATCCGCGAAGGCCGACCTGACACGAGCGCCGCCCCGGCATATCTTGAGTTTCCGCGTACATGCTAGGGGTGTACACGGAGATCCCTGAAAGGAGCGGGAAATGTGTTCCATGACTTTCTGACACCTTCGCGATATCCAGCAGACTCGATGGGACGTGCGGTCGCCGAGGCACCATCCCCCCGCCCCACTCCTCAACAGGCCGACCCCTCCTTGACCGTAGCCGAAGTGTTGCTGCAAGAACTATCTTTGTGGGGGGTCGAGCGGATTTATGGTGTGGCCGGAGACGCTGTCCTCGGGTTTTTGGACGCGGTTTCAAAACAGGCGCAGGTTCGCGTCATCCCTGTCAAGCATGAATTCCACGCAGGGATCATGGCCTCGGCCGAGGCCAAACTCACCGGTAAGGTTGGTGTGTGCTTCGCCACCATGGGACCCGGGTTCATGAATCTCCTGAACGGGTTGGCGGACGCGCATTTGGACCGTACGCCGGTTGTGGCCATCACCGGCCAGGCTCCGGTCAAGCAAATCGGCGGCGACGAGAATCAAGTCATTGACCAACAGGTCGCCATTCAGCCAATCGCCCGGTATAGTTCACTGATCGTCCATCCCGATGCCGCCGTCGATAGAATGTACAAAGCCCTTCACCTCGCCAGAACCCATGGCGTCGTCACCCATTTGTCGGTCCCCTCCGACCTTTTTGAGCAGTCACAGGCCCAACCCCTGCGTCCCCCGGTTCCGTGGATTCACGGTCAGGTGGCCTTTTCTCGGGATTTGCTTGAGCCGGTGCTCGGGGTTATGCGGAGTTGCCGCCGTCCGATGATCGTCGCCGGCGAGGGCGCATGGTCCGCTCGCCCAGATCTTCCCCGGCTCACACAGCGATGGGGCGGCGGCTTGGTGACCACTCTAGGGGGCAAAGGTGTCGTGGATGAAGGATTTCCCTTTCACGTCGGCGGCCTCGGGGAAGGAGGAAGCCCGGAGGTGCCTTGGCTTCTTCAGGAGTCTGATCTCATTCTTCTGATCGGGAGCACCTATTGGCCGGAAGGATTCGTCCCTCGCCAGCCCAGGGCCATCCAAGTGGACACGGCCCCCGAGAATCTGGGACAGCGGGTGCAGGTCGAGTACGGAATTGTCGGGGATGCCGGATCGGTGGTGGCTTTATTGGCCGACGCCCTGTCTGACCATCGGCCGGATCAGGAGTGGATCGACCGCGTCCAGGCGGCTCACCGGCAGTGGAAGGAAACGGTGGAACGGGAAAGCGAGTTTGATGGAAACCCCTTGCCACCCCAACGAGTAATGGGGGCACTGTCTACACATATCCCTCCCGATGCGATCATCACTGTGGACACCGGTGATCACACCGTCTGGTTCAACCGAAATTTTCGTTCCCGGGGCCAGACTTTGTTGTATTCCGGGGATTGGAGAACGATGGGCTTTGGCCTACCCGCAGCTTTGGCAGCCAAATTAAGCCAACCTCACCGGCCCGTCGTTGCTGTGGTGGGAGACGGTGGGCTGGCCATGGGGTTGGGGGAGTTGACGACCGCGGTCCAGGAAGGAACCCCCATCACTGTGGTTCTGATGAACAACGGTTCTCTTCAGATGGAAAAAAGCAAGATGATCATGCGCGGATATGGCCAGGCGGGCGTCGACCTGACCAATCCCGATTTCGTCAAAGTCGCCGAAGCCTCGGGATGGCGAGCTGAACGCGTCCGGGATGCCACTCAGTTAGAAAGGGCCCTGGTCGACTCCCTCGCTGATCCAAAGCCCACTCTTCTCGATATACCGGTTCAAGGTGTCGTCCCGCCCCTAACCGGGCAGAAACCCCTTGGCTCATCGTAGAGCCTTGCTCGTACGCATTCCCTGCGAGAAGGGGCGCCCGGATCAGCCCGCACGCCCCTTCTTGTCTGTATGGATCCTGATGCGTTATTCCACCGTGTAAGGCAAAAGCGCAACCTGCCGGGCCCGCTTTACAGCCACAGTCACCTGACGTTGGTGACGAGCACAATTGCCCGAGATCCTCCGAGGGAGAATCTTGCCGCGCTCAGTCATGTATTTCCGCAGCCGGTCGGCATCCTTGTAATCCACCCGATCGATCTTGTCCACACAAAAATTACATACGCGTCGCCGCTTACCTCCTCGGCCCTTGCGCGCCATCGCAAAACCTCCCTTCTCTTAATTCGTCTTAGCCGTTTCCTCCATTTAGAAGGGGAGATCATCTTCAGAAATATCGATCCGCGTGGCGTCTCCCTCGAACGGATCATCCATGCCCGTGCTCCGGGTACGGGCCTCCTCCGGCCACCCGCTGCCTGAGGCCGGTGGGGCACTCGGCCCGCCCTCCCGATCACCCGCACGGTCCAGGAAACGAACATTGTCGGCCACCACTTCCGCCACCCGCACGCGTTGCCCTTCGCGATTCTCGTAGCTGCGAATCTGCAATCGGCCTTCCACCGCAGCCAGTCGTCCTTTGCGTAGGTACTGGGCGCAGAGTTCGCCGAGTTTCTGCCAAACCACAATGTTAATAAAATCTGTCTCCCGCTCTCCCATCTGGTTGAGGCGAGGCCGGTCGACAGCCAACGTAAAATGGGCCACCGGTGTCCCTGATGGCGTGTACCGCAACTCCGGATCCTGGGTTAGGCGGCCAATCAGAATGATGCGGTTGAGCATGGGAGATCCCCCCGTGTCACTCGTCCTCGCGTACGACGATGTACCGGAGCACTGGCTCGGAGATGCGGAGCACTCTCTCCAACTCCTTCGGCACTTCGGTATCCGACGCGAACTTCATGAGCACATAATATCCTTCCCGGTGGCCTTCAATCTCGTAAGCCATGCGGCGTTTGCCCCAGGTATTGACTTCCTGGAGTTCCCCCCCGGCCGCGGTGACCACCTCAGCAAGCCGCTTGACCTGGTCCGCTGTCACTTCTTCCTCCAAGTCAGGGCGAAGGATATACAGTGTCTCGTAGTTACGCATAGTCAGTCACCTCCTTGTGGACAATGGCCCCCGTGGGAGCAAGGAGGATTGGGCGAATCAATCCGCCACAAAAACCCTCTGATCATCTAGTCTACCACGTCAGACACACGGTCGCAACCGCCGGGGTTTTCTTTTTCTAACACAACCTGTGGATCGGATCTTTCAGACATTGAAGCGAAAATGCATCACATCTCCGTCCTGAACCACGTAATCTTTCCCCTCCAGCCGAAGGAGACCCTGTTCCCGGGCCGCCACTGTGGACCCGGCTCGGACGAGGTCCTCGTAGGAAACGACCTCTGCTCGAATAAACCCGCGTTCAAAGTCGGAATGGATCACGCCCGCCGCTTGGGGCGCTTTTGTCCCTTTCACGATGGTCCAGGCTTTCACTTCTTTTTCTCCAGCGGTAAAATACGTGATCAACCCCAACAGCTTATACGCCGCCCGAGTGATGCGGTCAAGGCCGGACTCTTGTAATCCCGCCTCGGCGAGGAAAAGATCCCGGTCTTCACCTTCAAGTTCCGCGATCTCTGCTTCTAGCCGAGCACTGACGGGAATCACCTCCGCCCCTTCCACCCGGGCGCGCCGGCGCACTTCCTGGACCATCGGATGCTCCCAGGCCGTGGCCACATCCTGTTCATGCACATTGGCGACATAAAGGACGGGTTTGGCCGTTAGAAGATGAAGATCGCTCAAAAACTTGCTTTCTTCCTCAGACCAGGCTTGTCCCCGGACGCCTTTTCCCTCTTCCAGGAGGCGCTGAATTCTTTCAAGTAGCGCCAACTCCCAATCATACCGTTTATCGCCGCTTTTCCTCAATCGCCGAGTTTTCTCGATCCGGCGTTCAACCGTCTCCAGGTCGGCCAAATTGAGTTCAACATTGATCGTCTCGATATCGTCAACGGGGGAAACGCGGCCGGCGACATGGGTGATGTCCGGGTCTTCAAAACACCGGACGACATGGACAATGGCGTCAACCTCTCGGATATGAGAGAGAAACTGGTTTCCAAGGCCTTCCCCATGGCTGGCCCCTTTCACGAGCCCCGCAATATCGACAAATTCAAAAACCGCAGGCACAACTCTGCCCGGATGGAACAACTCCGCCAGGCGCACCAGGCGTCCATCGGGAACCTGGACCACCCCGACGTTGGGATCGATCGTACAGAATGGATAGTTCGCCGTTTCTGCGCCAGCGCGGGTGATGGCGTTGAACAACGTTGATTTGCCTACGTTCGGTAAACCCACAATTCCTGCTTGTAATGGCATCTTTACGCTTCCGGCCGCTCTCCGGCCGGCCCCCTTTCTCAGACCCATGGTAATGAGCGTATCCGTCCAGCTTGGCCGGGGCGTTCTGATCAATAAGCCCCAAGGGCCGACTCCGCTCGGATCAGTCAGTCTCCGGTTTTCGCACTCAAACCCGGTCCACCCGGGCTGTCGAGTTGTTCCGTGCGAATCACGCGTTTCAGGTTTCGCTCAAACTTCGCTCGGGGCAACAAAACGCTTCTCCCGCAGTGTACACATTTGATCCGGATGTCCATCCCCATGCGGATAATGGTCCAGGCGTTTGTTCCACAGGGGTGGGTCCGTCTCATTTCAACGACATCGCCGAGCTGATACTTCTTTTCCATGGTCCCTGCACCCCTCCGGCACCTCGGCATCCGCTTCGTATTCAGTCTACTGTTTCTAGGCTTCCCTGTCCATGGGAAGTGGACCCCATAGTTACCCGCCAAAAGGTGAGGGCGAGCCCAATAGGGTGAACCATACGCTATTTTTCACCCACGGAAGGAGGGCTGCAAACTCCGGGTTGCGAGTGAGACGAAAGGCTATCCGCCATAGGCCGTAGTAGATCCCCGTATAGCCCGCAAGAGAAAGGAGAGCGCCAATCAGATTAGGATGGATGGCACCCGATCGCGGACGCTCAATGGCCCCAAGTGCGACGTGAATGGCGGAAACAATCAGAAGCGCGGCAAGGAAGATGGTCAGCCCACCGGCGATGAAGGTTGCGCTTTCACGCAGAGACGGGAGGGGGTTTGCGGCAGTTCCGGAGCCTGCCGGCCAGGCGGTGCCCGGAATCGCAGTGAGATTTGCCGCCCATGCTCCGATGGCCTCGACGGTGCGCCGATCGAGGTGAAGCCACGTCCAACCTCCGGTGACGAGCAAAGCGGCCGTAGAGGCCATCTCCAGAAGGATGCGCTTGGTACTAACCCCCAGCCCACGCATTGTCACCCATGCCATAGCAATCCACAGAGGCGCGTCCATCCAAGTCCCCCCGACATTCCCTGTCGTCCTATGTATATTCCCCGCGCCGCGAACCGTATACTGAGATGAATCTATATTCCGGAGGTTCTCTTATGAGGTTCCTTCGCCAGGATGAACATCTGCCGCGTTATCCTATCCGCGTGGCCTACAATGATCCAAACGCCGCTGGAGTTCTGGCCCAAGGAGTGTGGGAGACGGTTCGCCTAAAGGCCCGGGACCGCAATGTGGCCATTATTTGCGTGGGCACCGACCGCTCCACCGGCGACGCATTGGGGCCTCTGGTGGGAAGCCGGCTTGCCGAGGCGCTGCAATCCACCGAGATCCAAATCTTCGGTACGTTGGACGAGCCCGTTCACGCCGTAAACTTGACCGAAACCCTCACAAGACTGGACCGCATGTCACCGGCTCCCTTTGTCATCGCGGTAGACGCCTGCCTGGGGCAGGTCAACAGCATTGGTCAGATCTCTCTTC
This region includes:
- the yyaC gene encoding spore protease YyaC, with protein sequence MRFLRQDEHLPRYPIRVAYNDPNAAGVLAQGVWETVRLKARDRNVAIICVGTDRSTGDALGPLVGSRLAEALQSTEIQIFGTLDEPVHAVNLTETLTRLDRMSPAPFVIAVDACLGQVNSIGQISLHDGPLRPGAGVNKQLPAVGDIHVTGIVNVGGYMEYFVLQNTRLQLVFRMARIIADGLAEGLDRRLRAGGEVLPFPVRRPAPGGP
- a CDS encoding DUF951 domain-containing protein, whose protein sequence is MEKKYQLGDVVEMRRTHPCGTNAWTIIRMGMDIRIKCVHCGRSVLLPRAKFERNLKRVIRTEQLDSPGGPGLSAKTGD